In one Hyphomicrobium sp. 99 genomic region, the following are encoded:
- the lepA gene encoding translation elongation factor 4, translating into MTAISHIRNFSIIAHIDHGKSTLSDRLIQLCGNVSNREMKEQILDSMDIERERGITIKAQTVRLDYRAKNGELYQLNLMDTPGHVDFAYEVSRSLAACEGAILVVDASQGVEAQTLANVYQALDNNLEILPVLNKIDLPAADEDRVKKQIEDVIGIDASGAIGVSAKSGLNVEAVLEAIVERLPPPKGDPKLPLKAMLIDSWYDAYLGVIVLARVIDGTLKKGQRVKLMATDGSYQVERVGIFRPKQEMLEQLGPGEVGFFTAAIKEVADTRVGDTITDEKHPTAEALPGFKPAQPVVFCGLFPVDAADFEDLREAMGRLRLNDASFSFETESSAALGFGFRCGFLGLLHLEIITERLEREFNLDLITTAPSVIYHLHMNDGTMIEMHNPADMPEVSKIDHIEEPWIEATILVPDDYLGAVLKLCQDRRGRQKQLTYAGSRAMVVYELPLNEVVFDFYDRLKSVSRGYASFDYHIKNYEEGDLVKLSILVNSEPVDALSIIVHRSRAESRGRSMCEKLKELIPPHLFQIPIQAAIGAKVIARETIKALRKDVLAKCYGGDISRKRKLLDKQKAGKKKMREFGKVEIPQEAFINALKMDDN; encoded by the coding sequence ATGACAGCCATTTCCCATATTCGAAACTTCTCGATCATCGCCCACATCGATCACGGCAAGTCGACGCTTTCCGACCGGCTGATCCAGCTTTGCGGAAACGTCTCAAATCGTGAAATGAAGGAGCAGATCCTCGACTCGATGGACATCGAGCGGGAACGCGGCATCACGATCAAGGCTCAGACCGTCCGGCTCGACTACCGGGCGAAAAACGGTGAGCTTTATCAATTGAATCTGATGGACACCCCCGGTCACGTCGACTTCGCCTACGAGGTGTCGCGATCACTGGCCGCCTGCGAAGGTGCCATCCTCGTCGTCGACGCGAGCCAGGGTGTCGAAGCCCAGACCCTCGCCAACGTCTATCAGGCGCTCGACAACAACCTCGAAATTCTACCCGTACTGAACAAAATCGATTTGCCGGCCGCCGACGAGGATCGCGTCAAAAAGCAGATCGAAGATGTGATCGGCATCGATGCCTCCGGCGCGATCGGCGTCTCCGCCAAGAGCGGCCTCAACGTCGAAGCCGTCCTCGAAGCGATCGTCGAGCGTCTTCCCCCGCCAAAGGGCGACCCGAAGCTGCCTTTGAAGGCCATGCTGATCGACAGCTGGTACGACGCCTACCTCGGCGTCATCGTGCTCGCTCGCGTCATCGACGGCACCTTGAAGAAGGGCCAGCGCGTGAAATTGATGGCGACGGACGGCAGCTATCAGGTCGAACGCGTCGGCATCTTCCGTCCAAAACAGGAAATGCTCGAACAGCTCGGCCCCGGCGAAGTCGGCTTCTTTACTGCTGCGATCAAGGAAGTTGCCGATACCCGTGTCGGCGATACCATCACCGACGAAAAGCATCCGACGGCTGAAGCCCTTCCCGGTTTCAAGCCCGCGCAGCCCGTCGTCTTCTGCGGCCTCTTCCCGGTCGATGCCGCTGATTTCGAAGATCTTCGCGAGGCGATGGGCCGTCTCCGCTTGAACGACGCCAGCTTCTCGTTCGAAACGGAAAGCTCTGCAGCATTGGGCTTCGGCTTCCGCTGTGGCTTCCTCGGGCTTTTGCATCTTGAGATCATCACGGAGCGTCTCGAGCGCGAGTTCAACCTCGATCTCATCACGACGGCGCCGAGCGTCATCTATCACTTGCATATGAATGACGGCACGATGATCGAGATGCACAATCCGGCCGACATGCCGGAGGTCTCCAAAATCGATCACATCGAGGAACCGTGGATCGAAGCCACCATCCTCGTCCCCGACGATTACCTCGGCGCCGTGCTGAAGCTCTGTCAGGACCGCCGCGGCCGCCAGAAGCAGCTCACCTATGCGGGCTCGCGCGCCATGGTGGTCTACGAGCTGCCGCTCAACGAAGTGGTGTTCGATTTTTACGACCGCCTGAAGAGCGTCTCGCGTGGCTACGCATCCTTCGACTATCACATCAAGAATTACGAGGAAGGCGACCTCGTCAAACTCTCCATTCTCGTCAACAGCGAGCCGGTCGATGCGCTCTCGATCATCGTGCACCGTTCGCGCGCCGAAAGCCGCGGCCGCTCCATGTGCGAGAAGCTGAAGGAACTCATTCCTCCGCACCTCTTCCAAATTCCGATTCAGGCCGCGATCGGCGCCAAGGTCATTGCGCGCGAGACGATCAAGGCCCTTCGGAAAGACGTTTTGGCCAAGTGCTACGGCGGCGACATCTCACGAAAGAGAAAGCTGCTCGACAAGCAGAAGGCCGGCAAGAAGAAGATGCGCGAGTTCGGCAAAGTCGAAATTCCCCAAGAGGCGTTCATCAATGCCCTCAAGATGGACGACAACTGA